The genome window TAAAAGTTGTGTTATtgaaatatttaaatatttactcTAATTGGCTAGATAAACATAAGCATAAGAAAATAATGTTGAAATTAAGTAAACTATATCATGGAATACATCCAACATTATACCTGCAAGTAATCCCCAAATAGTTTAACTTGAGCGGTTTGTTTATCATCCCGAATTGTAATAAATTCCTCAAACATCGCCTAAAGAAAAACCGTGGTCATTAAACCATAATCTGCATCAGCCTCAAAGCTAATGTAGtttagccaaaaaaaaaaaaaaaaacattcccaAAATGCAGCTAAAATATTACATATAATTGAATTTGGAACAACATCTACTTTGTTGCCAAAACAACCCCAAACCTACAACAAAAGTGCTGTCAAATAGGCCCAAACGTGCAGCTTTATTGCTACCTAAACATCCCTAATGTAACCAGTAATGGCCTCCCTTGCAGTTTTTTTAACCGAAACATAGCGGTCCCACAAATCAACACAATAGAAGCGGTTATCATAGTCCCAACTGAAATCCCATACCTCCATCCTCTAACCACATTATCTTGTATATTAACTAAATACATCACTGCAAAAAGGGACCCGACACTAATATAAAAGTAAAACCGATTGAAAAAGTAGACCATTGCCTTTTCCTACTTAGGGGTTAATATGGAATTGGTATGACCCAAAACCTGAAACGTTCGACTTTATACCGCCACGGCCACCACCTAATGCTATGGTGTAAAATGTAAAGTGCCCCATAAAGCATTGATAAACAATGTTTTTCTACACATCATAATAATGATAATCATCATTCAAATAATATGAAAGAACCTAGAGTCATCAAAGAAAATTTCTTTTGTACCCCCCTCAAGGCCAACTTTCACCGcttgtttttttattaacaacAGCCTTTAAAACCTCAAGAACAACCATACTAAACAGGTCGACTTGATATACGGAAGCATTTCGCATTCACCTAATATCATTTAGTGTAATCTTAATGATATAAATTTACTTATCTTTAAATACAAAATTTTAATTCCAAAGAAAAGATACAAAAGTAATGAATAGAGACTTCAATCATAATTCACATAAGGAAACATAAGGAAAAATAGTATCAACATTTAGTCTCAAATTCACAGAataccaaaaccaaaagaggACATAAATTGCACCTGAGATACACGGATTCCTGTTGCAACTCTGTGAAACTAAGCAACCGTGTGGAGGACCTGCTTCACAATTGACAAAGTTATAATCGACCGGAAGGAGtttatttatataacaaaagTCGAAATTCAAACCTGATTATAGGCAACTGAGGTCGCAAATGACCACTGAATTCAATCATGGGTTCCATCTTAAATAATTGTGGCTATGGAAACGTCTGGGCAGATTAAACTGGTGTGTTTATTTTCCCATTAAATCTTCAATTTGCTATTAAATCTTCAGTTTCATTCATAAAATCGATTGGGGCAATTCAAGAATTAAAGGGCAACGATTGAAGGGAACGATTGACTTCTGATGATAACGGATGGTTTGATGTAGAGAAAGAAGGGCAGAATAGGAAGAAAAATGTAAAATATTGGGTTTTATTTAAGACTTTTAGCCTGCCATCTTATAAAATTAGTGTTAAATTACTATTTTGTACATGGAAAAtgcttatatatagtatatagatatagatatagatagatatagtATATAGATAACTTATCAATAAAagagaaaaatatataataaatgatTTTATTGAACAACCATACAATATACAATTTTCCATTGACAATCTAAAATcaattaatca of Helianthus annuus cultivar XRQ/B chromosome 1, HanXRQr2.0-SUNRISE, whole genome shotgun sequence contains these proteins:
- the LOC110942720 gene encoding uncharacterized protein LOC110942720 isoform X2, which translates into the protein MEPMIEFSGHLRPQLPIIRSSTRLLSFTELQQESVYLRRCLRNLLQFGMINKPLKLNYLGITCRLFLIWMTLVCAGGELYTHTQLKYQFFFIVLRFELCFHPVLLTPPQRADSLL
- the LOC110942720 gene encoding uncharacterized protein LOC110942720 isoform X1 produces the protein MEPMIEFSGHLRPQLPIISRSSTRLLSFTELQQESVYLRRCLRNLLQFGMINKPLKLNYLGITCRLFLIWMTLVCAGGELYTHTQLKYQFFFIVLRFELCFHPVLLTPPQRADSLL